The Acidobacteriota bacterium region ACACGCCGACGCCGACGCCTTCGAAGAAAGACGCGCAGGCTGCCCGCACCAAAGATTCGGAGAAATCGTTTGAGAATGCTGTCAAAGCTTACAAGAGACTGCTGGCGGCGAACACCAAAGATGATGCGGCCCATTATAATCTGGGACGAGCCTATGAAAAGCTCGATGAGGACGAAGACGCTCTCAAGTCGCTGCGCGAAGCCGTCAAACTCAAGCCCGAAAGCACCGAATATCAAACCGGACTCGGTTCGATTCTGATCAAACTCGCGCAATACGACGAGGCCGTCCGCGTTTTGAAAAAAGCGATCGAACTCGACCCGGAGAATTCGCAGGCCGAGGAACTTCTTGAGAAAGCCGAAGCCGGAAAGAAACGAATCAACTTCAGCGTTACGCCGAAACCGCAATCGACGTCGGCCGCGAACACCAAACCCAAGACCGATGACGATGCCGCTGCCGGCGACGTGCCGGTCACCTCGACGCCGAAGCCCAAACCGAGTCCGCCGAAACTCGACAAAAAAGGCGACCAGTAGGGATTGGGGATTTGCGATTTGTGATTTGGGATTTGCGAAATTTGTCGTCCTTGCGGCTTGCCGCCCGGATGTGCGGAAAGGCTCGGCCTTTCCGGGTCGGGCTTACTGCCCACGCGGCTGCGCCGCCAATTGCCGATTTGCGGCAAAGCCGCAGAATTGCGGGAACGTTGTAAGGAAAGGCACAGCCTTTCCTTACATCCGGGCGGCAAAGCCGCCATGAGTGCACAATCCGGGCCGCATTGAGTGGCGTGAAAATCGGGGAATGTGTGTGGGGATTTGCGATTGTCGATCCTTTGCGGGCTTTGCGTACTCTGCGCGGGATCCCGCGCAGAGTACGCGCAGTTCGCAAAGCGACGATAAGACGTTTTTGGTGTTGACCGCTCTTCTTTAAGCAGATGTGTTCGAATCGGAAGCATCTACTTGATCTCATCCCATCTGTCTTCATCTGTGGTCAAGAAAGCGATGGTTTTTCAAACCTCCCGAATCTGGAATCTGGAATCCGAATCCGAAATTGAGTTGTTTCTAAACACCACACTTCGTTTCGCCGCTGTGTCAACTTGACACTATCGACCAGGTCGGTTATGACTTGAAATGCGCCTTGCCCTCATTTATGAAGATCGAACTCGAAATACCGCAATCACTTTCACTCGAACGCAAGATCAAGATGCACGAGGCCCGCGAAGCGATCATCGATCGGTTGGCAAGGGATTTGCCGACGAACATCGATCTCGAACGATTCCTCAACGTCGTTGTTTCCGAGCTTGGGCGAATGATGCACGCGGACCGTTGCGACCTTTTGCAGTTGACGACCGAAAGCGAACTGCGAATCAGCCACGAATGGCGCAAGGACAAGACAATCCCTTCGAGCCTCGGCACCGCGATCCCGATCGACGTCGTCAAACTCGCGGAACGCTTCGACATCTCGAAACCGATCGCGATCAACGATATCGCAAAAACCGACAACACCACACTCAAATTTTTCGCCAAAGCGCTCGAAACGAAGTCGCTGCTCATCGTTCCGATCAGTCTGAGCGGAAAGCCGCTCGGACTTCTCGGACTTCACGACACCGGCGCGCCGCGCGAATGGTTCGACGAAGAAATCCAGTTTCTCGAATCGATCGCTCAGCAGCTCGCGATCGGTTATCAATACACGACCCTTTACGTCGCCCAGGAACAGGAGACGCGCCGAACGAATGCGCTTCTCGAGATCGCCAACACGCTCAACTCACACTCTGACTTCAAGGTCGTTTCGTCGAGTGTGCTCGAACGCGCGGTTGAACTTGTCGGCGCGGATTACGGAGCGCTCGGCGTGCTCGACCGATCCGGGAAGAAGATCTCGCTGGCTTCGTTCAAAACAGCGCCGAACGTCAAGCCGAGCAAGGTTCTGCAAATGATCGAAAAGCACAACCAGTCGCTCGATATCGAACCGTTTCCGGCACTCGGCGACATTCTGCGCGAAGGCAAAACGATGCGGATCGTCGATTCGCAACTGCCCTTTGCGGTCCGTCTGATCTTCAATTCACAGCTCAACGGCAAGGCGGCGCTCGTCGCTCCGGTTCGCGTCGCCGGGCAAGCCTTCGGCCTGATCGGGTTCGTTTGGAGCGAACAAACCTCGTTTGAGGACCACGAAGTCGCGCTCGTCGAAGGCATCGCGGACCAGATCGGAACCGCTCTCGAACGCGACCAGCTCAGCGCTGAGGTTATGCGTCTGAAATCGCAGCTTCACCAGCGCCACAGCGAGATCATCGGCCAGGCGCCGCCGATCCGCCGCGCGATCGAGCTTGCGTTGAACGTCGCCGATACCAACACGACGGTGCTCATCAACGGCGAATCCGGAACCGGAAAGGAATTGCTCGCGAACCTGATCCATTACAATTCGGGCCGCGAAAACAAGCCTTACGTCAAGATAAACTGCGGCGCGATCCCCGAGACGTTGCTCGAATCGGAGCTCTTCGGTCACGAAAAAGGTGCCTTCACCGATGCCCGTGCGCAGCGCCAGGGCCGTTTTGAGGAAGCCAGCGGCGGAACGCTTTTTCTTGACGAGATTGGCGAGATGCCGCTCTCGGCGCAGGTCAAACTCCTTCGCGTTCTGCAAGACGGCGAGTTCACGCGGATCGGCGGCAAAGAGGTTCTGAAGACCGACGTGCGCGTCATCGCCGCGACCAACGTCGACCTCGAAAAGGCCATCGAAGACGGCCGTTTCAGAAAGGATCTTTACTACCGTCTGTCCGTTTTCCCGATCGTCGTTCCGCCGCTTCGCGAGAGAATCGAAGACATCAATCTGCTCGTTTTTCACTTTCTCGAAGAATACAAGGAAAAGACCGGCCGGTTCGTTTCCGGGATCTCAAAAGAAGCATTGCGGGCGCTCGTTAACTACGAATGGCTCGGCAATGTCCGGGAACTTGAGAATGCCATCGAGCGCGCCGTGATCATCGCCACCGGCCGTCAGATTGAACTTGACGACCTTCCCGAAGCGATCAGCAAAAAGGC contains the following coding sequences:
- a CDS encoding tetratricopeptide repeat protein, whose protein sequence is MRNILLISCFALIAVAQFGCRSSAPANNSNSPAANSAANSNAQTAASETLPEFTDAPTALAEGNKLFDVNKTDLAILAYKKAVELDPNLGEAWFKLGIAQALIEKEKELESVNDQTEYTPTPTPSKKDAQAARTKDSEKSFENAVKAYKRLLAANTKDDAAHYNLGRAYEKLDEDEDALKSLREAVKLKPESTEYQTGLGSILIKLAQYDEAVRVLKKAIELDPENSQAEELLEKAEAGKKRINFSVTPKPQSTSAANTKPKTDDDAAAGDVPVTSTPKPKPSPPKLDKKGDQ
- a CDS encoding sigma 54-interacting transcriptional regulator gives rise to the protein MKIELEIPQSLSLERKIKMHEAREAIIDRLARDLPTNIDLERFLNVVVSELGRMMHADRCDLLQLTTESELRISHEWRKDKTIPSSLGTAIPIDVVKLAERFDISKPIAINDIAKTDNTTLKFFAKALETKSLLIVPISLSGKPLGLLGLHDTGAPREWFDEEIQFLESIAQQLAIGYQYTTLYVAQEQETRRTNALLEIANTLNSHSDFKVVSSSVLERAVELVGADYGALGVLDRSGKKISLASFKTAPNVKPSKVLQMIEKHNQSLDIEPFPALGDILREGKTMRIVDSQLPFAVRLIFNSQLNGKAALVAPVRVAGQAFGLIGFVWSEQTSFEDHEVALVEGIADQIGTALERDQLSAEVMRLKSQLHQRHSEIIGQAPPIRRAIELALNVADTNTTVLINGESGTGKELLANLIHYNSGRENKPYVKINCGAIPETLLESELFGHEKGAFTDARAQRQGRFEEASGGTLFLDEIGEMPLSAQVKLLRVLQDGEFTRIGGKEVLKTDVRVIAATNVDLEKAIEDGRFRKDLYYRLSVFPIVVPPLRERIEDINLLVFHFLEEYKEKTGRFVSGISKEALRALVNYEWLGNVRELENAIERAVIIATGRQIELDDLPEAISKKAFELNAQARHERAKAASEGRAVSLQIDFPATMDEIEKLAIEMALDYTAGDKSRASRLLNIGRKTLYRKLDQFETETPADSE